Proteins from a single region of Chloroherpeton thalassium ATCC 35110:
- a CDS encoding PAS domain S-box protein: MSSTESSRVYERLERLNAILKAIRHVGHLVNREKDAHKLLQQAVDILIETRKYEAVWIALLQEAKINAIFHASKGKNYGTFFEKLQGKSPLFCTLEALRHENAISICHHNTACKTCPLFSDFPSGAAIAAKIFHNDVLYGALTVYVSSATLADQEELDLITGIAGDIGFALYSIEMELKATQATKAMKEREEKYRSLFHFSTDAIVIYDVHGALLEANQKAIEMFGYENEAEIKTRRLIDHHPSIENEFLESTCAALKKEGLVHLEISALRKDGAMFPAEISATLIKIDEKKYIQWIVRDLVAKKQADAALLENAAHYQALFENSPIPLWEEDCSELVEYFRHLTALGISDIPTYLEENPEAVYQSISLVKIVDMNRAALALHRAASKEILTPVFPSILVNTSIEAIKEILISIAQKKPKSNIDVKITTLDGEDKEILLSWDTVPGYEQTLKRVFVSTIDITPLKQAQTALQTQERFLDDVFNSIQDGISVLDANLNVIRVNRSMENRHANQMPLVGKKCYEAYRDRSTPCPHCPTMKALQTGKPHTDTVQVPHNKIGETGPSWIELRAFPIKSDDGNITGVIEYIKDITLQKQIEEQHLISEERLNLAVLGAGVGLWDWHVTSDELITNERWAEIIGYTLEELQPITSQTRRSLVHPEDLSHSAILLKEHFKKRTSQYECEVRMKHKTGEWVWVLERGKVMEWDENRLPIRMAGTLLDISLRKLTEETLRKNEHFLQTITDCTPSFIYIYDLIEGRNFWVNPTHQQIFGEIFYKDTSTLAFHDIMERMHPDDKSKMSKCIPSLQNKPDGEIFEVEFRMIDDDGVCHWFDDKVSVFERNEKGEITKIIGAGIDVSARKRAETAQQESRAQLLSVLNNSPLQIWAFNGEEYLFLSEEWYRYSGQQRTPHPGIDIWLEAVPTEDLGRAGAVWQKAWAEKSAHDNFFRLRNFNGEYRYFQCRAVPIFNHDGEFQYFIGYNVDISDRIRAEEELRKFSKVVEQSPSCVLITDLNGNIEYVNPFFTKLTGYSAEEVLGKNPKILKSGEMNETVYDTLWKTITAGGIWNGELHNQKKNGELFWEEVSICPLFDEEGYITHYFAVKQDITSKKKIEEQLRQSQKMEAIGQLAGGVAHDFNNILTVILANSEIALAKLKDQPSAQDNIQQVKKAANRAASLTRQLLAFSRKQILEPKILDLNDLIQNLQKMLARLIGEDISLIIKYAPNLKQIKADPGQIEQVIVNLAVNARDAMPSGGNLIIETENAHVDESFFKHHNCLDHSEFVLMTITDTGLGMDKATLKRIFEPFFTTKGQSKGTGLGLATVYGIIRQSGGLIQVYSEPEMGTVFKVYLPAISEKTKPEIEHEEFCEDLTGTETILLVEDEAFIREVISKGLTDLGYTIFDAANGEEALDISKKYGQKIDLLLTDVVMPKMSGKELSDKIMADRPNLKVVYMSGYTDTAIVNHGVLEEGTLFIQKPFAIPMLAKFIREVL, encoded by the coding sequence ATGTCAAGTACTGAGTCTTCCCGTGTTTATGAGCGTTTAGAGCGTCTCAATGCCATTTTGAAAGCGATTCGCCATGTTGGCCATCTGGTAAATCGGGAAAAAGATGCGCACAAACTGTTGCAACAAGCCGTCGATATTTTAATTGAAACCAGAAAATACGAAGCGGTTTGGATCGCCTTGCTGCAAGAAGCCAAAATCAACGCGATCTTTCATGCCAGCAAAGGAAAGAATTACGGGACTTTCTTTGAAAAACTTCAAGGAAAATCACCGCTTTTTTGTACGCTCGAAGCGCTTCGGCATGAAAACGCCATTTCTATTTGCCATCACAACACCGCTTGCAAAACTTGCCCGCTTTTTTCTGATTTTCCCTCGGGAGCCGCTATTGCCGCCAAAATTTTTCACAACGATGTGCTATATGGCGCTCTCACGGTCTATGTTTCGTCCGCCACGCTGGCTGATCAAGAAGAATTAGATCTAATCACCGGAATTGCTGGCGACATTGGCTTTGCGCTTTATAGCATCGAAATGGAATTAAAGGCCACGCAAGCCACCAAAGCCATGAAAGAGCGCGAAGAGAAGTATCGTAGCCTTTTTCATTTTTCAACGGATGCGATTGTTATTTATGATGTTCATGGCGCGCTGCTGGAAGCCAATCAAAAAGCAATTGAAATGTTCGGCTACGAAAACGAAGCTGAAATCAAAACGCGCCGTTTGATCGACCACCACCCGAGCATTGAAAATGAATTTTTAGAAAGTACCTGTGCTGCGCTAAAAAAAGAGGGCCTGGTTCATTTGGAGATTTCGGCGCTACGAAAAGACGGCGCCATGTTTCCCGCTGAAATCTCAGCCACGCTGATCAAAATTGACGAGAAAAAATACATCCAGTGGATTGTCCGCGACTTGGTCGCTAAAAAACAAGCGGATGCGGCTTTATTAGAAAATGCGGCGCACTATCAAGCGCTATTTGAAAATTCGCCGATTCCACTTTGGGAGGAAGACTGCTCAGAACTGGTGGAATATTTTCGGCATTTGACAGCACTTGGCATTTCAGATATTCCAACTTATTTGGAGGAAAATCCCGAAGCTGTCTATCAAAGTATTTCGCTTGTTAAAATTGTCGATATGAATCGCGCGGCGCTGGCGCTTCACCGCGCCGCTTCAAAGGAGATTTTGACGCCGGTATTTCCTTCCATTTTAGTCAACACGTCAATTGAAGCCATCAAAGAAATTTTAATTTCCATCGCCCAAAAAAAGCCCAAAAGCAACATCGATGTAAAAATCACCACGCTTGACGGCGAGGATAAAGAGATCCTTCTGAGTTGGGACACGGTTCCAGGCTACGAGCAAACATTAAAGCGCGTTTTCGTCAGCACCATCGATATTACCCCGCTCAAGCAAGCCCAAACTGCCTTGCAAACGCAAGAGCGATTTTTAGACGATGTGTTCAATTCGATTCAAGATGGCATTAGCGTTCTTGACGCCAACTTGAATGTGATACGGGTAAATCGGAGCATGGAAAATCGCCATGCGAATCAAATGCCCCTTGTTGGGAAAAAGTGCTATGAAGCTTATCGGGATCGCTCGACCCCTTGCCCGCACTGCCCAACCATGAAAGCGCTTCAGACGGGAAAGCCTCACACCGACACGGTTCAAGTTCCACATAATAAAATTGGAGAAACCGGGCCATCGTGGATTGAGCTCAGAGCCTTTCCAATCAAGTCGGACGATGGGAACATTACAGGTGTTATTGAATATATCAAAGACATTACCCTTCAGAAGCAAATTGAGGAGCAGCATCTCATCAGCGAAGAGCGATTAAATTTGGCCGTTTTGGGCGCTGGCGTTGGACTTTGGGATTGGCATGTGACTTCCGATGAATTGATCACCAACGAGCGATGGGCGGAAATTATCGGCTATACGCTCGAAGAGCTTCAGCCGATAACAAGCCAAACGCGCCGGTCATTGGTGCATCCAGAAGATTTATCGCACTCAGCGATTTTGCTTAAAGAACATTTCAAAAAACGCACCAGCCAATATGAGTGCGAAGTTCGCATGAAGCACAAAACTGGCGAATGGGTTTGGGTGCTCGAACGCGGCAAAGTCATGGAATGGGATGAAAACCGCTTGCCTATTCGCATGGCTGGAACGCTTCTCGATATTAGCCTGAGAAAGCTCACCGAAGAAACCCTTCGCAAAAACGAGCATTTTCTCCAAACCATTACGGATTGCACGCCCAGCTTCATTTATATCTATGACTTGATCGAAGGCCGAAACTTCTGGGTGAATCCGACTCACCAACAAATTTTTGGAGAGATTTTTTATAAGGACACGTCGACTTTGGCATTTCACGACATCATGGAGCGCATGCACCCTGATGACAAAAGCAAGATGAGCAAATGCATTCCCTCTTTGCAAAATAAACCGGATGGGGAAATTTTTGAAGTTGAGTTTAGAATGATCGACGATGATGGCGTTTGCCACTGGTTTGACGATAAAGTCTCTGTTTTTGAACGGAATGAAAAAGGCGAAATTACCAAAATCATTGGCGCTGGAATTGATGTTTCTGCACGCAAACGCGCCGAAACGGCGCAGCAGGAAAGCCGAGCGCAGCTGCTTTCTGTGCTAAACAATTCTCCGCTTCAAATTTGGGCATTTAATGGCGAGGAATATCTCTTTCTCTCCGAAGAATGGTATCGCTACAGCGGCCAGCAAAGAACGCCGCATCCGGGCATTGATATTTGGCTTGAAGCGGTACCAACTGAAGATCTCGGCAGAGCCGGCGCGGTTTGGCAAAAAGCGTGGGCGGAGAAAAGCGCGCATGACAACTTTTTCCGTCTGCGAAACTTCAACGGCGAGTACCGCTATTTCCAATGCCGAGCCGTTCCAATTTTCAACCACGATGGCGAATTCCAATATTTCATTGGCTACAACGTCGATATTAGCGATAGAATTCGCGCAGAAGAAGAACTGCGTAAATTCTCGAAGGTCGTCGAACAAAGCCCCAGCTGCGTACTCATCACCGATTTGAATGGCAATATCGAATATGTAAATCCGTTTTTTACGAAGCTCACGGGCTACTCGGCAGAAGAAGTTCTCGGAAAAAATCCAAAGATTTTAAAGTCCGGCGAAATGAATGAAACGGTTTATGATACGCTCTGGAAAACCATTACGGCGGGTGGCATTTGGAATGGCGAGCTGCACAACCAAAAGAAAAACGGCGAGCTTTTTTGGGAAGAAGTCAGCATTTGCCCGCTTTTTGATGAAGAGGGCTACATCACGCATTATTTTGCCGTTAAGCAAGATATTACGTCCAAAAAGAAGATCGAAGAGCAACTTCGCCAATCGCAGAAAATGGAAGCCATTGGACAATTGGCCGGCGGCGTTGCACACGATTTCAACAACATCTTAACGGTCATTCTCGCCAACAGCGAAATTGCCTTGGCAAAACTCAAAGATCAACCATCGGCGCAGGACAATATTCAACAAGTCAAAAAAGCCGCCAACCGAGCCGCCTCATTAACCCGCCAATTGCTTGCTTTTAGCCGCAAGCAAATTTTAGAGCCGAAAATTCTGGACTTAAACGATCTGATTCAAAATCTGCAAAAAATGCTCGCTCGGCTGATTGGCGAAGATATTTCATTGATCATCAAATACGCTCCGAATCTGAAGCAGATTAAAGCTGACCCGGGGCAAATCGAGCAAGTGATTGTCAACTTGGCCGTCAATGCGCGAGATGCCATGCCGTCGGGCGGCAACTTGATTATCGAGACGGAAAATGCCCACGTTGATGAGTCGTTTTTTAAGCATCACAATTGTTTAGACCACAGCGAATTCGTGCTGATGACCATTACCGACACCGGCTTAGGCATGGACAAAGCAACCCTCAAGCGAATTTTTGAGCCATTTTTCACCACAAAAGGGCAATCCAAAGGAACTGGCTTGGGACTTGCAACGGTCTATGGAATTATTCGGCAGAGCGGCGGCCTGATTCAGGTTTATAGCGAACCGGAAATGGGAACGGTCTTTAAAGTGTATCTGCCGGCCATCAGCGAAAAGACGAAGCCGGAAATCGAACACGAGGAATTTTGTGAAGATTTAACCGGCACAGAAACCATTTTGCTTGTGGAGGACGAAGCCTTTATCCGCGAAGTGATCTCCAAAGGACTCACCGATTTGGGCTATACCATTTTCGATGCGGCAAACGGCGAAGAAGCATTGGATATTAGCAAAAAATATGGCCAGAAAATTGATTTGCTTTTAACCGATGTTGTGATGCCAAAAATGAGTGGCAAAGAACTTTCCGATAAAATTATGGCCGATCGCCCGAACTTGAAGGTGGTTTACATGTCAGGCTACACTGATACGGCGATCGTCAATCACGGCGTTTTGGAGGAAGGAACGCTATTTATTCAGAAGCCTTTCGCCATTCCAATGCTGGCAAAATTCATCCGTGAAGTGCTTTAA
- a CDS encoding COR domain-containing protein: MEELLIRLHALGVSLWYKEMEEFKTLVLNPEWISHGVYQIINWVRNEKGGHRVALSEFRSAFQINAKRYPEDKHAFLFKLMKHYELAYESEDGGELVIPHLLKEDRPAALPYFPVGESLMLRYQAEQPLPPDTISRFIVRHNKEIRNDKSDSVWRYGVILQDGKGSLALVREKDHAISVEVKGTHRTDYLSRLRETLNAIFQSYKSDKPELQYRIEPSDKRPEALETKKPLLLSDRKILSHYRNQRPYWDDITGQEIPMQPVIINYNITIETFIQGGQGHQIVKNTFNFHNCNITLQGHLNELAGLLAENGKKEEAKELENAANALDQPKESNSPEELKKKGVFNKVKRLIHDLQDDKSDLNKTVKGVRNGVKIVKDLIDAYNSFAPFFA, translated from the coding sequence GTGGAGGAACTCCTAATACGACTTCATGCGCTCGGCGTGAGTTTGTGGTATAAAGAGATGGAAGAGTTCAAGACCTTAGTCCTGAACCCGGAATGGATTAGCCATGGGGTTTATCAAATCATCAATTGGGTGCGAAATGAAAAAGGGGGGCATCGGGTCGCTTTAAGCGAATTTCGAAGCGCTTTTCAGATAAATGCAAAGCGTTACCCCGAGGATAAACATGCGTTCCTTTTCAAGCTGATGAAGCATTACGAACTGGCTTATGAATCGGAGGACGGCGGGGAACTTGTCATCCCGCATCTTTTAAAGGAAGATCGTCCGGCAGCGTTGCCCTATTTTCCGGTCGGCGAAAGCTTGATGCTGCGCTATCAGGCCGAGCAGCCCTTGCCGCCCGATACCATTTCGCGCTTCATCGTCCGGCACAACAAAGAAATCCGAAACGACAAGTCCGATTCGGTATGGCGCTACGGCGTCATTTTGCAAGACGGCAAAGGCAGCCTCGCCTTGGTGCGCGAAAAAGACCACGCCATCAGCGTGGAGGTGAAAGGAACGCATAGAACCGACTACCTGAGCCGCTTAAGAGAAACGCTCAACGCTATTTTTCAAAGCTACAAAAGCGACAAACCGGAACTGCAATACCGAATCGAGCCGTCCGACAAACGCCCCGAAGCGCTGGAAACCAAAAAGCCGCTATTGTTATCCGATAGAAAAATCTTAAGTCATTATCGCAATCAACGGCCGTATTGGGATGACATCACCGGTCAGGAAATACCGATGCAGCCGGTTATTATTAACTATAACATTACCATAGAGACATTCATACAAGGCGGGCAAGGACATCAAATTGTTAAAAACACCTTTAATTTTCATAACTGCAACATAACCCTGCAAGGCCATTTGAACGAGCTTGCGGGCTTGCTTGCGGAGAACGGGAAAAAGGAAGAAGCCAAAGAGTTGGAAAATGCGGCCAACGCATTGGATCAACCCAAAGAGAGCAACTCGCCGGAGGAGTTAAAGAAAAAAGGCGTTTTCAATAAGGTAAAGCGGCTTATCCACGATTTGCAAGACGACAAGTCGGATTTAAACAAAACGGTTAAAGGCGTAAGAAACGGCGTAAAGATTGTGAAAGATTTAATCGACGCTTATAATTCCTTTGCGCCGTTTTTTGCATAG
- a CDS encoding sodium-translocating pyrophosphatase produces MDTLIYAIPAAGVISLLYASLKTSWVTKQPTGTQEMTEIAGHIAEGAKAFLQREYRILIIFVVAVAALLAFANMGRTDSSWLVAVSFVIGALCSAGAGFIGMTVATKANVRTTHAARTGLAEALNVAFSGGLVMGLSVVGLGVLGLSVLFIVYSNLFDEVGRVINVISGFSLGASSIALFARVGGGIYTKAADVGADLAGKVYEGIPEDDPRNPATIADNVGDNVGDVAGMGADLFESYVGSIIGTMVLGAAFVPVFQEMGVMPTAAVLLPLVLAGVGIIVSILGSFFVKVKEGGNPQTALNTGEFGASGVMAVLSYFIITMFLPEKWELDGMTYTSQNIFFAVLIGLVSGVLIGIITEYYCSTHNKPVLGIAYQSVTGAATNIIAGLGVGMFSTGFPIIVLSIAIVASHYFAGLFGIAIAALGMLSVTGIQLAVDAYGPISDNAGGIAEMSGMPPEVRERTDTLDAVGNTTAAIGKGFAIGSAALTALALFAAFMQQANISSIDISHPVIMAGLLIGAMLPFVFSAMAMGAVGRAARDMITEVGRQFREIKGLREGTAKAEYAKCVDISTKAALREMILPGLMGVFVPVIVGFTSKDMLGGLLAGVTSSGVLMAIFQSNAGGAWDNAKKRIEGKLEIDGVMYGKGSDVHKAAVVGDTVGDPFKDTSGPSLNILMKLIAVVALVIAPLL; encoded by the coding sequence ATGGATACACTCATTTATGCCATTCCCGCCGCAGGGGTCATTTCCTTGCTTTATGCCTCACTAAAAACTTCATGGGTCACCAAGCAACCAACCGGTACACAAGAAATGACAGAAATTGCCGGGCACATTGCTGAAGGCGCCAAAGCGTTTTTGCAACGCGAGTATCGAATTCTGATCATTTTTGTGGTGGCCGTTGCGGCACTTTTGGCTTTTGCTAACATGGGGCGCACTGACTCGTCGTGGCTTGTTGCTGTTAGTTTTGTGATAGGGGCGCTTTGTTCTGCGGGCGCTGGATTTATTGGCATGACGGTTGCCACAAAGGCCAACGTGCGCACCACGCACGCAGCCAGAACTGGCCTTGCGGAAGCGCTCAATGTCGCGTTTTCCGGCGGCTTGGTCATGGGGCTTTCGGTTGTGGGTTTAGGTGTTTTAGGGCTTTCGGTGCTGTTTATTGTATATAGCAACCTTTTTGACGAAGTTGGCCGGGTCATTAATGTCATTTCAGGTTTTTCGCTCGGCGCATCGTCCATTGCGCTGTTCGCACGCGTTGGCGGCGGCATTTATACCAAAGCGGCAGATGTAGGCGCTGACCTCGCCGGAAAAGTCTATGAAGGCATTCCCGAGGACGATCCGCGCAATCCAGCAACCATTGCGGATAACGTGGGCGATAATGTGGGCGACGTGGCAGGCATGGGCGCTGACCTTTTTGAAAGTTACGTCGGCTCGATTATCGGCACCATGGTTTTGGGCGCAGCTTTTGTCCCCGTATTTCAAGAAATGGGCGTTATGCCAACAGCTGCAGTCTTGCTTCCACTGGTTTTGGCTGGTGTTGGAATTATCGTTTCCATTCTCGGTTCGTTTTTTGTAAAGGTCAAAGAAGGCGGCAACCCACAAACCGCGCTCAACACGGGCGAGTTTGGCGCATCGGGCGTCATGGCCGTTCTCAGCTATTTTATCATTACGATGTTTCTCCCTGAAAAATGGGAGTTGGATGGCATGACTTACACCTCACAAAATATCTTTTTTGCAGTGCTTATCGGACTCGTTTCTGGCGTGCTTATCGGCATCATCACAGAATATTATTGCTCCACACACAACAAACCGGTGCTTGGCATCGCGTATCAAAGCGTGACTGGCGCGGCGACAAACATCATTGCAGGATTGGGCGTTGGCATGTTTTCGACCGGCTTCCCAATTATCGTGCTTTCTATCGCAATCGTGGCTTCGCATTATTTTGCCGGCCTGTTCGGCATCGCGATTGCCGCGCTCGGCATGCTTTCCGTTACAGGCATTCAGCTTGCCGTTGATGCTTATGGACCGATTTCCGACAACGCGGGCGGTATCGCCGAAATGTCGGGCATGCCACCGGAAGTTCGCGAGAGAACCGACACATTGGACGCCGTCGGAAACACCACTGCCGCCATCGGCAAAGGCTTTGCGATTGGCAGTGCTGCATTAACCGCACTCGCACTTTTTGCCGCGTTCATGCAACAAGCGAATATTTCTTCGATCGATATTTCGCATCCGGTAATTATGGCCGGTTTATTAATCGGTGCAATGTTGCCGTTTGTCTTTAGCGCCATGGCAATGGGCGCAGTTGGCCGCGCAGCTCGCGACATGATTACCGAAGTTGGCCGCCAGTTTCGCGAAATCAAAGGCTTGCGCGAAGGAACAGCCAAAGCGGAATATGCCAAGTGCGTGGATATTTCCACTAAAGCTGCGCTTCGCGAAATGATTTTGCCCGGCCTGATGGGCGTATTTGTTCCGGTCATCGTCGGCTTTACGTCTAAGGATATGCTCGGCGGCCTGCTGGCCGGCGTCACGAGTTCCGGTGTTTTGATGGCGATTTTCCAATCCAACGCGGGCGGCGCTTGGGACAACGCGAAAAAACGCATCGAAGGAAAGTTGGAAATCGACGGCGTCATGTATGGCAAAGGTTCCGATGTGCATAAAGCTGCCGTCGTGGGCGACACTGTCGGCGATCCGTTCAAAGACACCAGCGGCCCAAGCCTCAACATTTTGATGAAGCTTATCGCGGTGGTGGCGCTCGTTATTGCACCGCTGCTTTAA
- the pth gene encoding aminoacyl-tRNA hydrolase translates to MIHSKKRYLIVKLIVGLGNPGSKYDGTRHNIGFEVVDALAARFGEDFRSGKGEYDFCKTKHRGEEVLLVKPTTYMNLSGKAVRHAMAFYKISILDILVICDDFNLPLGAVRIRPSGTDGGQNGLKNIIQLVGRNDFARLRVGIGAPKVQNASSFVLGKFGESELPIVEETARFCADAACSFLETDLSKTMTKFNRKAPEVTT, encoded by the coding sequence TTGATTCATTCTAAAAAACGCTATTTGATTGTGAAACTAATTGTGGGGCTGGGAAATCCCGGCAGTAAATACGACGGGACAAGACACAATATTGGATTTGAGGTTGTGGATGCGCTGGCCGCGCGGTTCGGCGAGGACTTTCGCAGCGGCAAAGGCGAATACGATTTTTGCAAAACGAAACATCGCGGCGAAGAAGTGCTGCTTGTCAAGCCAACGACTTACATGAATCTTTCTGGCAAAGCCGTTCGGCACGCGATGGCTTTCTACAAAATTTCCATCTTGGATATTTTAGTCATTTGCGACGATTTCAATTTGCCGCTTGGCGCAGTTCGAATTCGTCCCAGCGGCACGGACGGCGGACAAAACGGTTTGAAAAATATCATTCAACTTGTTGGCCGAAATGATTTTGCCAGACTGCGCGTCGGCATTGGCGCGCCGAAAGTGCAAAATGCGTCGTCGTTCGTCTTGGGAAAATTTGGCGAAAGCGAACTGCCAATTGTGGAAGAAACCGCCCGGTTTTGCGCGGATGCTGCCTGCTCATTTCTCGAAACCGATTTAAGCAAAACCATGACGAAGTTCAACCGCAAAGCGCCTGAAGTCACTACTTGA
- a CDS encoding ammonium transporter codes for MKKYWSIPLGLLLMVSLYGAVVPHVPQSVTGGDIVPGDVAWMLTATALVLLMTPGLSFFYGGMVGKRNIISTMLQSFVAMGVVSILWVVVGFSLSFGDSIGGFIGNPFTYFMFNHVDGATHPDLSPTIPLALFALFQLKFAIITPALITGSFAERVRFSSYLLFITLWVLLIYTPLAHWTWHPEGFLRQMGVLDFAGGTVVHMSAGFAALAGAMVLGRRKSHIKSEPHTPANIPFVLLGTGMLWFGWFGFNAGSALAASDVATVAFLNTNTASASAMLAWMFLDGVRGRKISALGAAVAAVVGLVAITPAAGFVSVGASIFIGAVASIISNLAVYWKNKSTLDDTLDVFPCHGMGGIVGMILTAVFANEVGLIHGDPTTFLHHLLALVIVGVFTFGGSYLLYKITDMIIPLRVTEEQEFLGLDLSQHGESLSEDDQLAFASGNAKKQSLSNVSSMN; via the coding sequence ATGAAAAAATACTGGAGCATTCCATTGGGTCTGTTGCTTATGGTGAGTTTATATGGGGCAGTTGTGCCGCATGTTCCGCAAAGTGTAACAGGAGGTGATATCGTGCCTGGTGATGTCGCTTGGATGCTAACAGCAACAGCATTGGTGCTACTAATGACGCCAGGGCTTTCGTTTTTCTACGGCGGCATGGTTGGCAAAAGGAATATCATTTCTACGATGTTGCAAAGTTTTGTCGCGATGGGCGTGGTTAGTATTTTGTGGGTTGTGGTTGGTTTTAGCCTTTCATTTGGCGATAGCATTGGCGGGTTTATCGGAAATCCTTTTACCTATTTTATGTTTAATCATGTCGATGGCGCAACACACCCCGACCTCTCACCAACCATTCCGCTTGCCCTTTTTGCCTTATTTCAACTGAAATTTGCGATTATCACCCCAGCGCTCATTACCGGTTCATTTGCCGAGCGTGTTCGTTTTTCGAGTTACCTGTTATTCATCACACTTTGGGTGCTTTTAATTTATACGCCATTGGCACATTGGACCTGGCATCCTGAAGGATTTCTTCGCCAAATGGGCGTACTTGATTTTGCCGGCGGTACGGTAGTTCACATGTCAGCTGGTTTTGCTGCTCTTGCAGGCGCGATGGTTTTGGGACGGCGCAAGAGTCACATTAAAAGCGAGCCTCATACGCCAGCCAATATTCCATTTGTGTTGCTTGGCACAGGGATGCTTTGGTTCGGTTGGTTTGGGTTTAACGCGGGCTCGGCTTTGGCCGCAAGCGATGTGGCAACCGTCGCGTTTTTGAATACCAACACAGCATCTGCGTCGGCGATGCTTGCATGGATGTTTCTTGATGGCGTTCGTGGACGCAAGATTTCAGCTTTAGGTGCGGCGGTGGCGGCAGTGGTTGGCCTGGTCGCAATTACACCAGCAGCTGGATTTGTGAGCGTGGGCGCAAGTATTTTTATCGGTGCAGTTGCTTCCATTATCAGCAACCTTGCGGTGTACTGGAAAAATAAATCCACGCTGGACGACACACTTGATGTATTTCCTTGCCACGGCATGGGCGGTATTGTGGGAATGATCCTAACAGCCGTCTTCGCTAACGAAGTGGGCTTAATCCACGGCGATCCCACCACATTTCTCCATCACTTGTTGGCGCTGGTCATTGTTGGGGTATTTACCTTTGGCGGCTCGTATTTGCTTTACAAAATCACCGATATGATTATTCCGCTTCGTGTCACAGAGGAGCAAGAGTTTCTTGGCCTCGACCTCAGCCAGCATGGCGAAAGCCTCTCGGAGGACGATCAGCTTGCATTTGCCAGTGGCAACGCTAAAAAGCAATCTCTTTCCAATGTCAGTTCCATGAACTAA
- a CDS encoding ADP-ribosylation factor-like protein, with translation MAFEKFEEKVRQELEHLDREQVVRFAWRCAVRALPFLGSNGNFDYWKKEDRQKYLFSIFHALDVTFAFAAAAARAAAARAAAAYAARWGINLQNIILKDLESAKKGKAFQETSTARYGKVWDYFQTALQNEGCEYWGKLYQRIFDKGLELDEFEKEALAKRMAVPEEIRNLGAAEVAKYLEELEAQGGKRLNEARIIILGDKGAGKTCLARRLRNPDAEMTTMEESTAGVDTTLWELEQDDMNVRIWDFAGHTVTHAVHRFFLSERCLYIMVYDGRTEERNRLDYWLNHMKNYGGDSQAMIFINRRDRNKVEIPLNTLKEKYPIQGVYEFSIRDDKEELETFRAQVADYINSNPSWNKEIPESNYEVKEALEDIFVKGDKENGKEHITRMNLLR, from the coding sequence ATGGCCTTCGAAAAATTTGAAGAAAAAGTAAGACAAGAATTAGAACATCTGGATAGAGAACAAGTGGTGCGGTTTGCATGGCGCTGTGCGGTGCGGGCATTGCCTTTTTTGGGAAGTAATGGGAATTTTGACTATTGGAAAAAAGAAGATAGGCAAAAATATCTTTTTTCTATTTTCCATGCGTTAGATGTTACCTTTGCTTTCGCCGCCGCCGCCGCCAGAGCCGCCGCCGCCAGAGCCGCCGCCGCCTACGCCGCCAGATGGGGTATTAATTTACAAAACATCATTCTAAAAGATTTAGAAAGCGCCAAAAAAGGGAAAGCCTTTCAAGAGACTTCAACGGCGCGTTACGGCAAGGTTTGGGACTATTTTCAAACCGCTCTGCAAAACGAAGGCTGCGAATATTGGGGAAAGCTGTATCAGCGGATTTTTGACAAGGGCTTGGAATTGGATGAATTTGAGAAAGAAGCATTGGCAAAACGCATGGCTGTGCCTGAAGAAATCAGGAATTTAGGCGCAGCCGAAGTGGCAAAATATTTGGAAGAATTGGAAGCGCAAGGTGGAAAGCGACTCAACGAAGCTCGCATTATCATTTTGGGCGATAAGGGCGCAGGCAAAACCTGTTTGGCAAGGCGACTGAGAAACCCCGATGCGGAAATGACCACTATGGAGGAAAGCACTGCCGGTGTGGATACCACCCTTTGGGAATTGGAACAAGACGATATGAACGTGCGAATTTGGGATTTTGCCGGCCACACGGTCACCCACGCCGTACATCGTTTTTTCCTTTCGGAACGTTGCCTTTACATCATGGTCTATGACGGGCGAACGGAGGAGCGAAACCGCTTGGATTATTGGCTAAACCACATGAAAAACTACGGCGGCGATTCTCAAGCCATGATTTTCATCAACCGCCGCGACCGGAATAAAGTTGAAATCCCCCTGAACACACTAAAAGAAAAATATCCGATTCAAGGCGTTTATGAATTTTCCATTCGGGACGATAAAGAGGAATTGGAAACCTTCAGAGCGCAGGTTGCCGATTATATAAACAGCAATCCGTCATGGAACAAAGAAATACCCGAGAGCAACTACGAAGTCAAAGAAGCGTTGGAGGATATTTTTGTCAAAGGTGATAAAGAAAATGGAAAAGAGCATATCACAAGGATGAATTTATTAAGATAG